In Bifidobacterium sp. ESL0745, one DNA window encodes the following:
- a CDS encoding GH25 family lysozyme, with protein sequence MTLRIVDVSNYKPDFDPALADCDGVVVQCTWGAGELTHNRIVNSVWPGANPIIQKALKAGKAVGYMHYIRGRASAEDEARFFAANTVGYLHRFVPSVDWEAGDNQAYPDVAYLDRWLAAYIGVTGVHPLIYRGRKDAGSVDPIARKHDCGVWDADYALPEPEGWQEHPWNEAPAAMRQFTSKGYIGGYDKPLDLDLFYGDRSAWDRYAAGSESISPQPAPAPAPAAIPQVAVDGACGPDTVRRWQQVMGTPADGIISGQVPPSGGWAGRPALNAYQYGRGGSDLIHRVQAVLDLPQDGLLGPDTVRGIQARLGTAQDGVFGPATVKALQTRLNQGTF encoded by the coding sequence ATGACACTTCGAATCGTGGACGTATCCAATTACAAGCCGGACTTCGACCCGGCGCTCGCGGACTGCGACGGCGTGGTCGTGCAGTGCACGTGGGGTGCAGGCGAGCTCACCCACAACCGGATCGTCAACAGCGTGTGGCCGGGGGCCAACCCGATTATCCAGAAGGCGTTGAAGGCGGGCAAGGCCGTCGGCTACATGCACTACATCCGCGGCCGGGCCAGCGCCGAGGACGAGGCGCGCTTCTTCGCCGCGAACACAGTCGGCTACCTGCACCGCTTCGTGCCCAGCGTGGACTGGGAGGCAGGCGACAACCAGGCGTATCCCGACGTCGCCTACCTCGACCGGTGGCTCGCCGCCTACATCGGCGTCACCGGCGTGCACCCGCTGATCTACCGCGGCCGCAAGGACGCCGGTTCCGTCGACCCCATCGCCCGGAAGCATGATTGCGGGGTGTGGGACGCCGACTACGCCCTCCCGGAGCCCGAGGGCTGGCAGGAGCACCCGTGGAACGAGGCGCCGGCGGCGATGCGCCAGTTCACCAGCAAGGGCTACATCGGCGGCTACGACAAGCCGCTCGATCTGGACCTGTTCTACGGCGACCGCTCGGCATGGGACCGCTACGCAGCAGGCAGCGAAAGCATTAGCCCGCAGCCGGCACCGGCACCAGCTCCGGCTGCTATCCCGCAGGTGGCGGTCGACGGGGCGTGCGGGCCCGATACCGTGCGCCGCTGGCAGCAGGTCATGGGCACGCCAGCCGACGGGATCATCAGCGGTCAGGTGCCGCCATCCGGCGGCTGGGCCGGAAGACCCGCGCTCAACGCCTACCAATACGGGCGCGGCGGCTCCGACCTGATCCACCGCGTGCAGGCCGTGCTCGACCTGCCACAGGACGGGCTGCTCGGCCCCGACACCGTACGCGGCATCCAGGCGCGCCTCGGAACCGCTCAGGACGGCGTCTTCGGCCCCGCCACCGTCAAAGCCCTCCAGACCCGCCTCAACCAAGGCACCTTCTGA
- a CDS encoding holin: MTEVEPEHEQDGTAGSGPFLQWLKAAGTRAIKTAAQAAIAAIPTTAATIGGVDWRIVAGTAALAALMSLLTSIAGVPEVQDGTSLPQLK, from the coding sequence ATGACGGAAGTCGAACCAGAACACGAGCAGGACGGCACGGCCGGCAGCGGCCCGTTCCTGCAATGGCTCAAGGCCGCCGGCACGCGCGCCATCAAGACCGCCGCGCAGGCCGCGATCGCCGCGATCCCCACCACCGCGGCCACCATCGGCGGCGTCGACTGGCGCATCGTCGCCGGCACCGCCGCACTCGCCGCCCTGATGAGCCTGCTCACCAGCATCGCCGGCGTCCCCGAAGTCCAGGACGGCACCAGCCTCCCACAACTCAAATAG